Part of the Streptomyces sp. NBC_01460 genome, GTCTGCCAGGCCGCCCTGATGGTGGGGCTCGGTCTCCTCCTCACCGGCCCGGCGGCCCGGGTCTGGCCGCTGACCTCCGAGGACGAGGTCAACGAAGGGCTGGAGCGGGCCCGCACCGGCACCTTCGACACGGTGTCCCTGATCGTGTCCGAGGCGGGCAACACGGTCACGGTCGTCGCCGGCACCCTGCTCGCCTGCCTGGCCCTGCTCCTGGTGCCCCGGCTTCCCCGGTGGCGGGACGCGCTCTTCCTCTCGGTCGCCGTGTCGCTCCAGTCCCTGGTGTTCCTGGTCATCACCGAGGCGGTGGACCGCACCCGGCCGGACGTCGACCGGCTCGACGCCTCGCCCCCCACGTCCAGCTACACCTCCGGACACACCGGTGCGGCGACGGCCCTCTACGCCGGCCTCGCGGTCCTGGTCCTGCACCGGGCGAAGGGGCCCTGGCGCAAGGTGGTGGCGGTGCTCCTGCTGCTCGTGCCCGTCCTGGTGGGGCTCGCCCGGGCGTACCGGGGGATGCACCACCCGACGGACATCGCAGGGGGCCTGCTCAACGGCGGGCTGTCCCTGCTGATCGTCGGCCGCGCGCTGCTGGCGGGCCCCCATGTGCCCGCCGCCGCGCCGTCCCCCGCGACGGCGCCCGCGGGTGCGGTGGCCTCCGCGCCCGGCCGCACCGCCGTGGTCTTCAACCCAACCGTCACCGACGAGAGCGCCTGCGCCGATCTGCGGCGGGTCCTGGAGGACCACGGGCACCACGGAGCGGAATTCGTGCCGACCACGGCCGACGACCCGGGGGAGGGGCAGACGGAGCGCGCCGTGCGGGACGGGTTCTCGCTCGTCGTGGTCTGCGGCGGCGACGGGACGGTCCGAGCCGCCGCTGACGCCCTGGCGGACACGGGCGTACCGCTCGCGGTGGTGCCGTGCGGCACCGGCAACCTCCTCGCCCGCAACCTCGGCCTCCCGGTGAAGCCGGCGGAGGCCCTGGCCGTGGCGCTGCGCGGCGCCCCCCACCGCATCGACCTCGGCCGGATCGAGGGCGACGGCATGGCGCCCGCACACTTCACGGTGATGTCCGGCGCCGGTCTCGACGCCGCGATGCTGGAGAGCACCAGCGACCGCGCCAAGGCCGTGCTCGGCTGGCCCGCGTACGTCATGGCGGGCCTGCGGGAGCTGCGTGCCCCCCGCATGCGCCTGACGGTCGCCCTCGACGGGGCGCGCCCCCTGCGCCGCAGCGCCCGGATGGTGCTCGTCGCCAACACCGGCAAGGTGCAGGGCGGGGCCGCCCTGGTCCCGGCCGCCCGTCCCGACGACGGACTGCTCGACCTCATGATCCTCGACCCGCGCGGCCCGGGAGGCTGGCTGAGCGCCGTCACCACGCTGATGCGGCCCCGGAGCGGGGCCGGAGGCGAGGGCGGCGCCCGTTCGGTGGAGTACTTCACCTTCCGCCGTGCGGACATCCGCTTCGACACCCCGCAACAGCGTGAGCTGGACGGCGACCCCGTGACCCCGGGCCGGCGTCTCACCGCCGAGGTCAGGCCCGGCGCGCTGACCGTGCTCCTGCCTGAGAGGGGGGAGTGACATGGGTACCGCCACCAGGGTCCCGCAGACCCGCGACATGGTCGGGAGTGAGCTCTCCGGTGACGAGGCCCTCGTCACCCTGAGGCGCTACGGCCGCTGGCCGCTGCTCCGCGACTCCTTCGTCCGCTTCCGGTACGCCGACGGCTTCAGCCACTCCCGGGCGCTCGCCCTGCAGACCGTGCTGGCCGTGGTGCCGCTGGTCATCGCCTTCGTCGGGCTGTCCACGGCCCTGCACACCGAGGACCTGGGCAGGGTGGCCGAGCTGACGATCCACCGCATCACGGCGGGGCCGAGCGCCGACGTGGTCGACGACGCCCTGGACCGCAGCCGGCAGCACGCCGACGACGGCGCCCAGCTCGCCCTCTGGTTCGGCCTCGTCTTCTCCCTCACCAACACCACGACCGCGATGTGCCAGATAGAGCGCGGTGCCAACCGCATCTACGGGGTCGAGCGCGACCGGGTCTTCCACCTGAAGTACCTGCGAGGGCTGGTGATGTCGCTGACCGCGGGCATCCCGCTCGGCATCGGCTTCGTCGCGATGGTCGCCGGGGGCGACCTGGTCGCCGCGGTGGTCGACGTCTACGACCTGAGCGCCGGCGCCCGGTCCGCCTGGGACCTGCTGCGCTGGCCCGCCGGAGTGGTCCTCGTGCTCCTGTCGGCGAGCGCCATCTTCCGCCGCTCGCCGAGGCGCCGGCAGCCGGGTTACACCTGGCTGGCCTTCGGCGCCGCCGTGTACCTGGTGCTCTGGACCACGCTGACCTGGCTGCTGAGCCTCTACCTCGCGGTCAGCGG contains:
- a CDS encoding diacylglycerol kinase family protein: MPTDLPERRTALTGHVSALPPSPGEQVPSLPLPRGGTRPAGAPAAGAGTPQTPDAASGTPETAGGMGRAAGVIAATAVCQAALMVGLGLLLTGPAARVWPLTSEDEVNEGLERARTGTFDTVSLIVSEAGNTVTVVAGTLLACLALLLVPRLPRWRDALFLSVAVSLQSLVFLVITEAVDRTRPDVDRLDASPPTSSYTSGHTGAATALYAGLAVLVLHRAKGPWRKVVAVLLLLVPVLVGLARAYRGMHHPTDIAGGLLNGGLSLLIVGRALLAGPHVPAAAPSPATAPAGAVASAPGRTAVVFNPTVTDESACADLRRVLEDHGHHGAEFVPTTADDPGEGQTERAVRDGFSLVVVCGGDGTVRAAADALADTGVPLAVVPCGTGNLLARNLGLPVKPAEALAVALRGAPHRIDLGRIEGDGMAPAHFTVMSGAGLDAAMLESTSDRAKAVLGWPAYVMAGLRELRAPRMRLTVALDGARPLRRSARMVLVANTGKVQGGAALVPAARPDDGLLDLMILDPRGPGGWLSAVTTLMRPRSGAGGEGGARSVEYFTFRRADIRFDTPQQRELDGDPVTPGRRLTAEVRPGALTVLLPERGE
- a CDS encoding YihY/virulence factor BrkB family protein, producing MGTATRVPQTRDMVGSELSGDEALVTLRRYGRWPLLRDSFVRFRYADGFSHSRALALQTVLAVVPLVIAFVGLSTALHTEDLGRVAELTIHRITAGPSADVVDDALDRSRQHADDGAQLALWFGLVFSLTNTTTAMCQIERGANRIYGVERDRVFHLKYLRGLVMSLTAGIPLGIGFVAMVAGGDLVAAVVDVYDLSAGARSAWDLLRWPAGVVLVLLSASAIFRRSPRRRQPGYTWLAFGAAVYLVLWTTLTWLLSLYLAVSGSFDTVYGPLTAFMSLLLWAYLTSIALFLGLSFAAQLEAVRAKRPGPVQPDPGA